From Dreissena polymorpha isolate Duluth1 chromosome 15, UMN_Dpol_1.0, whole genome shotgun sequence, a single genomic window includes:
- the LOC127860068 gene encoding cilia- and flagella-associated protein 91-like, with amino-acid sequence MATQTQTLRKAPVQLSRTHDYLYDNLHVLASERDHARATFKAHTGTDRVKRVPVFNTMFSELRHHPRFQMRLDVTDPVPKFISRQWRGYADQHREQLIRYTTFNYDPSVQVPSKEYSSAHVRGSDRFKFFRRPIIPFLQQVPPEVLLATARHDPLAGPDMQVERAPTPLHRTVQIQTDFRDSEAQTDPYTPEYVVRPGSAPELLTLATLSYGRGLPAGLAEVEMIERARAKRAWEATLPPLNDMSQLEKRKRMMDEMERKEWALREQEIEKLQEARLEVLKQLLKQREENHQELNIKRLDKLWSKKQKEKEGRIKKIRNEHIKTIRKLTEKRRKVEGKLERRDVIADYASFSSQSYAPLTRVGIFLDRGSENYVVKSRHLNTYQGLLELEASLPDFVTQPRIKGPKPKTVTKSGFVKRKYRQEIELMDMHETIKEAKLKEEEEPKPLRFLQKIEKPIPRPPTPRVEVPSEEEEERELAVIFLQQVIRGRGIQNMMYEGKEKRMELIRELRSTHALQEAEQSMKKQEKQATLTLQRQRRLHEHQESLVDEALAKVEGKSLGDMFDFLSKELIRLQEERRIHAFSMLAERQRRIREAEESGRRQVEERRRREEDEIFKQVVKVHQDSVDTYLHSIILNSVDDTADAQARFEISELAEKINDVAYEIEDKRTQLESEEIVADLVHCFLIPEVKKQTIRDKVRQDQRKFLVAAHKEIHKDSEAVISMYPRASKTANDGTTPTPGKQS; translated from the exons AAAAGGGTCCCTGTGTTCAACACGATGTTCAGTGAGCTACGCCATCACCCTCGCTTTCAAATGAGACTGGACGTGACAGACCCTGTTCCAAAGTTCATTTCCAGACAATGGAGAGGTTATGCTGATCAACACAGGGAACAACTGATACGATATACAAC ATTCAACTATGACCCCAGTGTGCAAGTTCCTTCCAAGGAATATTCCTCAGCACATGTCCGCGGTTCAGACAGATTTAAATTCTTCAGAAG GCCGATCATTCCATTCCTGCAGCAAGTGCCTCCAGAAGTCCTGCTAGCCACAGCCAG ACATGACCCCCTGGCTGGCCCAGACATGCAGGTTGAGAGAGCTCCCACCCCGCTGCACCGTACTGTGCAGATTCAGACTGACTTCAGAGACTCTGAGGCCCAGACGGACCCGTATACACCAGAGTATGTTGTCCGGCCTGGGTCTGCACCAGAACTGCTCACACTTGCCACTTTGTCTTATG GGCGTGGTCTACCGGCAGGCTTGGCGGAGGTTGAGATGATAGAGAGAGCGCGTGCCAAGCGTGCCTGGGAGGCGACGTTACCTCCCCTGAACGATATGTCGCAGCTGGAGAAACGTAAACGTATGATGGACGAGATGGAGAGGAAGGAGTGGGCGCTGAGAGAACAGGAGATTGAGAA ACTGCAGGAGGCAAGGTTGGAAGTGCTGAAGCAGCTTCTGAAGCAACGTGAGGAGAACCACCAGGAGCTAAACATCAAACGTCTAGATAAGCTCTGGTCCAAGAAGCAGAAAGAAAAGGAGGGACGAATCAAGAAGATCAGAAATGAACACATTAAAA CAATCAGAAAGCTCACAGAAAAGAGGCGTAAAGTGGAAGGCAAACTCGAGAGGCGCGATGTGATAGCCGACTATGCCTCGTTTTCCTCACAGTCCTATGCCCCGCTGACGAGGGTCGGAATTTTCCTGGACCGTGGCTCCGAAAACTACGTGGTGAAGAGCCGTCACCTGAACACATACCAGGGCCTTCTGGAGCTTGAGGCTTCCCTCCCGGACTTTGTAACGCAGCCCAGAATCAAGGGTCCGAAGCCAAAAACTGTGACCAAGTCAGGCTTTGTGAAACGGAAGTACAGGCAGGAAATTGAGCTGATGGACATGCATGAG ACAATAAAAGAAGCCAAGCTGAAGGAGGAGGAAGAGCCCAAGCCGCTGCGGTTCCTTCAGAAGATTGAGAAGCCAATCCCTCGACCTCCGACCCCGAGGGTGGAGGTGCCCTCCGAAGAGGAGGAGGAGAGGGAGCTAGCTGTCATCTTCCTGCAGCAGGTCATCAGGGGCCGCGGTATTCAGAACATG ATGTACGAAGGCAAGGAGAAACGTATGGAGCTGATCCGAGAGCTGCGCAGCACACACGCCCTCCAGGAGGCCGAGCAGTCCATGAAGAAGCAGGAGAAACAGGCAACCCTGACGCTGCAGAGGCAGCGGAGGCTTCATGAACACCAG GAGTCCCTCGTGGATGAAGCGCTGGCCAAAGTGGAAGGCAAGAGCCTGGGCGACATGTTTGACTTCCTCAGCAAGGAGCTCATACGGCTGCAGGAGGAGCGTCGTATCCACGCGTTCTCCATGCTGGCGGAGCGACAGAGACGGATCAGGGAGGCGGAGGAGAGTGGGCGGAGACAGGTGGAGGAGAGGCGGAGACGAGAGGAGGATGAGATCTTCAAACAG GTGGTTAAAGTGCACCAGGACAGTGTGGATACATACCTGCATTCGATCATTCTCAACTCGGTGGATGATACGGCAGACGCCCAGGCACGCTTTGAGATCTCAGAGCTTGCGGAAAAGATCAACGACGTTGCTTACGAAATTGAGGATAA ACGAACTCAGCTGGAGTCAGAGGAGATTGTAGCCGACCTTGTACACTGCTTCCTTATTCCTGAGGTCAAGAAGCAAACCATCAGAGACAAAG TGCGTCAAGACCAGAGAAAGTTCTTAGTGGCTGCACACAAAGAGATACACAAGGACAGTGAGGCTGTGATTTCAATGTACCCACGTGCATCAAAAACAGCCAATGATGGCACCACACCGACCCCTGGCAAACAATCATGA